A single Panthera tigris isolate Pti1 chromosome A3, P.tigris_Pti1_mat1.1, whole genome shotgun sequence DNA region contains:
- the CLEC4F gene encoding C-type lectin domain family 4 member F: MNCDKVHFFTDNQSVSLQPRGLDSAAGAPAAPRRPRLVQTTLAVMAVTVASLLVVLFVMVLQKPRLPLEPYDSFQEFSAMIAGEDNTTSQLPVEPYNSHHSGRVAEWQETIQMFKSHVENSSTWSMEMQTLTCRVDNVSSQIQVLGGHLENASADIQMVKGVLQVANTLTFQTQMLRSSVEGASAEIRKLKGDLEKANALNSQTYSFLKSSLENASIDLHMLNGGLENANTEIQILKAGLEMANAQAQLANSSLKNANAQIHVLRGQLDSVHDLRAQNQVLRSSLEGANAEIQRVKGSLQNANALNSQTQTFLKGHLDNASSEIQLLRDHFKRAGDEIHSLKRDLETVTAQTQEASHHLEQTDAQIQLLKTELENSNALDSKIQVLNGYLKNASREIQTLKQGMKAASALDSKTQMLESNLQKASAEIQRLKGDLQDTKTLTTRIQEEQSRLETLRVAFGSQEQLQRTQNQLLQLILQGWNAYSGSLYYFSHVKKSWHEAEQFCVSQGAHLASVTSEEEQEFLVKFTSTSHHWIGLTDRGKEGFWRWVDGTPFNAFRSRVFWGTNQPDNWRHQDGQTEDCVHIEQKWNDMHCDTPYHWVCKKPINQHVA; the protein is encoded by the exons ATGAATTGTGACAAGGTCCACTTTTTCACAGACAACCAGAGTGTCTCCCTGCAGCCcagag GGCTGGACTCTGCGGCAGGGGCTCCTGCAGCCCCCAGGAGGCCAAGGCTTGTTCAGACCACCCTGGCGGTTATGGCTGTGACTGTTGCCTCCTTGCTGGTGGTTCTCTTTGTTATGG TTCTACAGAAGCCAAGACTTCCTTTGGAGCCATATGACTCTTTCCAAGAGTTTTCCGCCATGATTGCCGGAGAGGACAACACCACCAGCCAGTTACCTGTGGAACCCTACA ATTCCCACCACTCTGGCAGGGTGGCAGAGTGGCAAGAGACTATCCAGATGTTTAAAAGCCACGTGGAGAATTCCAGCACCTGGAGCATGGAGATGCAGACGTTGACTTGTAGAGTGGACAATGTCAGTTCTCAGATCCAGGTGCTCGGTGGTCATCTGGAAAATGCCAGTGCTGACATCCAGATGGTAAAAGGAGTTCTACAGGTTGCCAATACCTTGACTTTCCAGACCCAGATGTTAAGGAGTTCCGTGGAAGGTGCCAGTGCTGAGATCCGGAAGCTAAAAGGagatctggaaaaggcaaatgcTTTAAATTCCCAGACctacagtttcttaaaaagcagTTTAGAAAATGCCAGCATTGATCTCCACATGTTGAATGGAGGCTTAGAAAATGCCAACACTGAAATTCAGATATTGAAGGCAGGGTTGGAAATGGCAAATGCCCAGGCCCAGCTGGCAAACAGTAGCTTAAAGAATGCTAATGCTCAGATCCATGTTTTGAGAGGCCAGTTGGATAGTGTCCATGATTTAAGGGCCCAAAATCAGGTTTTAAGAAGCAGTTTGGAAGGAGCCAATGCTGAGATCCAGAGGGTAAAGGGAAGCCTGCAAAATGCAAATGCTTTAAACTCCCAGACCCAGACTTTTCTGAAAGGCCATTTAGACAATGCCAGCTCTGAAATCCAGTTATTAAGAGATCATTTCAAAAGGGCAGGTGATGAGATTCACTCGTTAAAAAGAGATTTAGAGACTGTCACTGCCCAGACCCAAGAAGCAAGCCACCATCTGGAGCAGACAGATGCTCAGATCCAGTTATTAAAAACAGAGCTAGAAAATTCCAATGCCTTAGATTCCAAGATTCAGGTGTTAAATGGTTATTTGAAAAATGCCAGCAGAGAGATACAGACCCTAAAACAAGGAATGAAGGCTGCTTCAGCCTTAGATTCCAAGACCCAGATGTTAGAGAGCAATCTGCAGAAGGCCAGTGCTGAGATCCAGAGGTTAAAAGGGGATCTACAGGACACCAAAACACTAACGACGAGAATCCAGGAGGAGCAGAGTCGCCTGGAGACACTCCGTGTGGCCTTTGGTTCCCAGGAGCAGCTACAGAGGACACAAA ATCAACTTCTTCAGCTGATCCTGCAAGGCTGGAATGCCTACAGTGGGAGCTTGTATTACTTTTCTCATGTCAAGAAGTCTTGGCATGAGGCTGAGCAGTTCTGTGTGTCCCAGGGAGCCCACCTGGCTTCAGTGACTTCTGAGGAGGAGCAG GAATTTCTGGTAAAGTTCACGAGTACCTCTCACCACTGGATTGGCCTCACTGACAGGGGCAAGGAGGGCTTCTGGCGCTGGGTGGACGGGACACCATTCAATGCTTTCCGGAGCAGAGT gttttggggCACAAATCAGCCAGACAACTGGCGGCACCAGGATGGGCAGACAGAAGACTGTGTCCATATTGAGCAGAAGTGGAATGACATGCACTGTGACACCCCCTATCACTGGGTCTGTAAGAAGCCCATCAACCAGCATGTGGCCTGA